The sequence TTCAAAGCAGGGTCTATGAACGCATTGGTAATATAACTATGTGAGATTTTTCTCACAATTTCTAGGAGATAGgcttgctttcttttttctttcttttcttttttttcctcatttgCATGAGCTTTCAGACCTGTTGTGGTTAGCTGAGCCCTGTAAGCAGTCCTGGGCTTAGTCTACAGATGCAGGGTCAAATGAAAATAGGTAGCAGAATCAGATGTTCGATTAATATCCTCTCTCTAGGTAGTCCACAATATGGAATTGGCATCCTTTCTAGACAACTGATTTCTATAGTAGATTTAACAAcagaattaatcatattttgggAGAAATAACATGATAAATCTAGAATCCAGTGTGAATAAGTCTTGAATATTGCATATGGTCTGAGACTCGACCGGCTGACCTAACTTATCATGCTTGAAATATTAAGATTTTGCTTTCGGAGCAGCCTGTAAGTATTTGGTACTGTTAATATTGTTAGtattttgaaattatatttatgaaaagatattttaaataatgcaacctaattatgatttcaaaatttaatttatgaaaaaaaatgccTTTAAACAATGCAACCTGATCATGTACAGATAAGGGCGTCATCAGAGATAAGCGACAGCCCGATCACCCTCAATTTGGACTGCGACATGTACTCGAATAACTCGGAGTCCGTCAGACATGCATTGTGCTTCTTCCTAGATGAAGAGAAGGGTCAGGACATTGGCTTTGTACAATATCCCCAGATCTTTGATAATGTCACCAAGAATGATCTTTATGGCTATTCCTTCAATGTGTTCACTGAGGTTAGTACTAGCAAAGGCTCATCACTATCGCGGTTTCAGTTATGTTTCTGCAGTCTTGTACTAGCTATGATCACAGCTATATCCAGTATGGAGTATATGACCAATCAAGTAATTTTATGGATTTTGTTATCAAATCATACAAGGAGCTAATAACAAAATCTTTTTTAATGTCTCGTAAGGTGGAGTTCCCTGGCTTTGATAATTGGGGAGGGCCTCCGTATATCGGCACTGGATGCTTCCACAGAAGAGAGATCCTTTGCGGGAAGAAGTATAGCAAGGATTACAAGGAAGACTGGAAGAGAGGCATTGACAGAAAAACGGCTAAAAGTGCTTGCATACTGGAAGAGAGAGCAAAGTCTCTTATTACCTGCACCTATGAGCACAACACCCAATGGGGACAGGAGGTCATCCTTTTTGTCTATCTATTTATCTATCTCTCTgtctgtatgtgtatatatttatctatctatctatcattTAATGCAGATTGGGCTGAAGTATGACTGCCCTGTGGAGGATGTCATCACAGGCCTATCAATTCAATGTAGGGGGTGGAAGTCCGTCTACATCAGTCCTTCAAGAAAAGCCTTCTTAGGTGTTGCTCCCACAACACTGGCACAATCGCTGGTGCAGTTCAAAAGATGGAGCGAGGGGAATTTCCAAATCTTTCTTTCCAAGTACTGCCCCTTCATACTAGGTCGTGGCAAAATCAAGCTAGGACTTCAGATGGCTTATTGCGTTTATGGCTTGTGGGCTCCAAACTCACTCCCTACACTCTATTACCTTGTGATTCCTTCCCTTTGCCTCCTCAAAGGCATATCCTTATTTCCAAAGGTACGGATATGCCTCTCTTTTTCCCTTCCATCAAGCATGCATGTTTGAACGAAACCTAACACAAATATACTGATGTCAAAATTAGATCACGAGCCCATGGTTCATGTCTTTTGCCTATGTCACCATTGGGAAGCATGTGTATGGGCTCGTCGAATCACTGCAATGTGGTGACACATTGGCTGGGTGGTGGAACTTTCAAAGGATGTGGATATTGAGGAGGACCACCTCATTCCTCTATGGCATCACTTCTACCATCTTAAAGTTGCTGCGGATTTCTGAGATGGGGTTCGCAATCACAGCAAAGGTGTCTGATGGCGATGCCTCTAAAAGATACGAGCAGGATGTTTTGGAATTCGGGTCATCGTCCTCAATGTTTGTTATCATAGGAGCAGTCgcaatgctgaatcttttctgCTTGGTGGGAGGACTCCAAAGGCTGGTCGTAGATGGAGGAATTATGGGTCTTGAGCCATTATTCATTCAAATTCTTCTCTGCGGGCTGGTGGTGGCCATCCATTTGCCCATATATGAAGCTCTTTTCATACGAAAGGATAAAGGCAGCTTCCCCTTCTCTGTCACATTTCTCTCCTTTGGTTTTGCGATGTTGGTGTCTCTGCTAACTATGGTATAAATCACTAAAGTGCTGAACAAGTACTTTTGGTCTTCAAATAGCTTCATAATCCCTTTTATagaatgtttttttatttttccttcgcTTTGTTGTTGTGGTCCTGAGAGTAATGGTATAAGTTAGTCCCTTCGCTTTGAGTTTACTTACATTTTTGATAGCAAAGTTGACGAAATTTATGTACCCATAAATACTCGTAATCAGTAATAAATCAAATACTGCTTTGTAGCATACTGTCATCGGACCAGGATATTCATTGAATGCCAGCACTTGGGAAATTCTGAGCAGGACATACTACTTTCATTAAGAAACATGGAAGCAAGTATGCTGCGTAATCGGATATAGTCCTCAAGCATCATTGCCCATGTAGTTGGGCAAGAGCAGTCTGAAGCTAGTCTTGAAACCGGGTAAGAAACATGTAATTGCTAATGACAGTTGCAAGTTGCTAGTAACGCCACACCTAGCTACTTTTGCTCTCAAATTGAGCCATGTTGTGGACTATAAACAAAAGCCATGTCCAAAACCCAAACTAAAAATAGGGCCGAGAGGGGAATTTCTTGGCTCGGTGTATTCAGATCCCAACCCACTCACCGATGACTAGGGGTTCGGCTTCGGTTAAGGACTAATGCAGGAAAGCGGCTGATGGCTTCGGCAATGAACGTCAACGACAGGTATTGTCggaaaaaaggagagaagaggAGATCAAAGGCGGAACAGGGAAGGGTTTTCATAGTGATTTCCGATCGATTTCTTGGCGGAATCTGACCGGCAACAAATCAATAGAGAAAGGAGAGGCCAGAGAAGAAAGACTTGAAGTTCTTACTGGCTCCGGTGAGTGCTGCAGCCCCAATTTCTGGCAGGCACGATGACGGGATGCCATGATTTCGaagggagaaaagagagagaaaggagctcGATGATTGCTGGTGGAGGCTAGGCTTATCCTGGTCCCTGACGGAGTTCGTGATGGACTCTTCCACCTCTGCCGCGATCAACCAGGGCTTTGCCCTACTTTTGACTGAAACGGCCCTTCAGGCCATGATTGGATGCTGGGCCGGACCAACAGGCCAGCCCAATGAGGTCGGGTCTCACATtctctcttttaaaaaatttcatcatTGAAACTTAACGTACCTTCATTTTCAAACAAATGGGGATCTAAGTCTTCATCTAATACTGTACTATGCTTTCGCTGCACAACTCTGATGAAAATTAACTCTTTTATACCCGTCACTTGCCTaaatatatgaatcataaacctaAGCTTAAGTTCTACCCATCACTAGACTTTTAAGCttaacccatgatgaggcctattgctctgataccatatttgTCACGTCTCAGATCCGAAGCATAACATGACAGTGCTACCGAGTGGTACAACCCACAAAACACGAAGCCAACATTATGTTTAGCATTCAATATATCTCAAAtatattagaataaataggaattCAATTTTATTATCCATTAAATGCAACCAATATTGGTTCAGAGCATCCACATATAAATACCAAACCCATAATccttaatattcaaaaaatcattgattacaaatttatagtcaatttaaaatactaaaatttttctacaaaattgCCAAGCTTGCTAGTGCGAACTCCAAGTCTGGACCATCCTTCGTTTCTATGGACCCTATTTATttggagagaaaaataaaaaaagaggtaTATGAGCGACAACTCAATAAGTAAACCTTTCACTATCTTACTGGATCAAGcattatttaagaaaaataacagatATTTTAAAACAAGCATTTCATAGTAAAGTATATTAAAACAAGTCAAAGCAAATCATGCATAAATAAATCATCCATCTTTCATAAATATAGTTCCAAGTTTATATTACAAATAAATTCGTAAATCATCCTTCACGTCATTTAATCCTATCATGGATCAAAACATTGCTCATAGATATTCGTGCCATGTTCACTATAACTTGTGACATGGCCATCTTCGTAATCGACAAGATATTATAATTTGTATTCGTTATCAACTTCAACCTGCTGGCAGATGGCCGTTTATGTTGGATGCTAGCTTCAGGGTGTCGATAGCCCCCATTTTTAGATGTGGTCATAATAATTTGAGAGCCtttagaaaacatatattttttattaaaatatatacataaaaaGATGTAAAACACTAAATGGCATGATTTCATAATAAAGCTATTTTTATTAAACATCCATGGAACTATTTGTCATAATAAAGCATAATTTTCATAATACATATACTGatccataattttaagaaaTACATGTTTTTTCACAAGCAAATGTTATGCTCGAAAAACATGATCatttgaaaaataatgagtATAAGATATACTTACCTCTTTCGGCTTAGACTGTCAGACTTCACTAGGTGACTTTGCTAgacctatttaaaaatattaacaacaaaattaatttttagttgatgactttaataaaataatatgagaAGACTTGACCAAGTGTGCGATAGTTTTGGGCAGGTCAGGTCTAGATGATTCACTCAATTTATCAGACTTAATCAGACTAAGATCAATCAACAAGGTTCATCAATGGAGGTTTCAAGGACATTCAATAGGACCAGAGTAATCAGTTTAGTAGGCGGCCCGAGCGCCAAGGCAGTTTAGGGTCTCTTTTTAGAGATCAACTCGGATTCATAGATCAAGTCGATGGGACTCGGTTCATGGATCCATGAgtcttctagagagagaaatagagagatgagagagaagagagaaaataagagtGAAACAAGGGAGAgatgtctctttctctctcctcttcttctcttctttttttcttcttcttttttggcaAAGCAAAGGAAGGAGGTGGTTGGTGGCTATGGCCATGGTGGTTCGGCGAGGTGGCTGTCGAAGGTGGAGACATGAGGCAGAGGGTGGACGACGACGATGGCCGACCGTCCAAAAATCAAGCTAAAAAACAAGGCTGAGAAGGAGAACTTTTTGGCTCGGTGTACTCGGATCCTAACTCGCTCATTGGCGGTTGGGGAAACATGATTTCGAAGgaaaaaagagtgagaaaggAGCTCGATGATTGCCGGGAGATCCAtcctcggggggggggggggggggggggggggggggggggctctaAATAGGAGTGAAGGCTTGGATAAGTGACGGAGTTCGTGGGggaggaggactcttcctcctcTGCCGCGATCAGCCAGGGCTCTACCTGTTCTTGACTCAAATGACCCTTCGTGCTGTGATTGGGTGTTGGTCGGGCCAACAGGCCGGCTTAATGAGGCTGGGCTTCAAAGTTCTCTTATAAAGCTTAGATTTTATAAGTATTGAGAAGTTTCGAAAGTACTGGAACATTATCACATTGACATTTTGACATTAGTTTGCCTGTGATAGTAAACTCTTATAGGTATTCAATTTGTCTTATGTTAGAATGCGACCAAAAAGTAATGTGATACATAAATCTGAAGTATGAATGTGATCTTTTAGCATtgtacattattttttttttctaattttgtttgtTTAGTAAGAAAACCAACCAAATGCTACATCCAAAAGTCCCCAAACAATAATATAAATTTCATAAGATGTCTCATTCTTTTTCCTTGTACTACTAATTATTACTTCGGATTTATTTTTAGTAATTTTCAGCTAAAATTGTCAAAACTAGCACCAA comes from Phoenix dactylifera cultivar Barhee BC4 unplaced genomic scaffold, palm_55x_up_171113_PBpolish2nd_filt_p 000320F, whole genome shotgun sequence and encodes:
- the LOC120105609 gene encoding cellulose synthase-like protein E6; the protein is MGESYEALFETKQAKGRLAYKLFACSMLVGICSIWLYRATHAPGWGEEGRWAWMGIFAAELWFGFYWIITQSVRWNPIYRFTHPEKLSQRDEAELPNVDIFVCTADPIAEPPILVISTVLSTMAYNYSPEKLSVYLSDDAGSILTFYALWEASHFAKHWLPFCKKYNVEPRSPAAYFSKLCNPRDACIPTEWSSMKNLYEEMADRIDSIVMLGKIPEELRANKGFSEWSSEMTSRNHPPIVQILIDGRDQCSIDNDGNALPTLVYMAREKRPQHHHNFKAGSMNALIRASSEISDSPITLNLDCDMYSNNSESVRHALCFFLDEEKGQDIGFVQYPQIFDNVTKNDLYGYSFNVFTEVEFPGFDNWGGPPYIGTGCFHRREILCGKKYSKDYKEDWKRGIDRKTAKSACILEERAKSLITCTYEHNTQWGQEIGLKYDCPVEDVITGLSIQCRGWKSVYISPSRKAFLGVAPTTLAQSLVQFKRWSEGNFQIFLSKYCPFILGRGKIKLGLQMAYCVYGLWAPNSLPTLYYLVIPSLCLLKGISLFPKITSPWFMSFAYVTIGKHVYGLVESLQCGDTLAGWWNFQRMWILRRTTSFLYGITSTILKLLRISEMGFAITAKVSDGDASKRYEQDVLEFGSSSSMFVIIGAVAMLNLFCLVGGLQRLVVDGGIMGLEPLFIQILLCGLVVAIHLPIYEALFIRKDKGSFPFSVTFLSFGFAMLVSLLTMV